The Streptomyces pactum genome contains a region encoding:
- a CDS encoding acyl-CoA dehydrogenase family protein encodes MAEFTMELNDEQKEVRDWLHGFAADVIRPAAAEWDEREETPWPVIQEAAKVGIYSLDFYAQQYFDPTGLGIPMAMEELFWGDAGIALSIVGTGLAAVGVLANGTEEQIGTWIPQMYGDANDVKVAAFCSSEPDAGSDVASMRTRAVYDEAKDEWVLNGTKTWATNGGIANVHVVVAVVDAELGSKGHASFIVPPNTPGLSQGQKFKKHGIRASHTAEVILDNVRVPGSCLLGGKEKLDARLARAREKAQKGGGRVKNAAMATFEASRPAVGAMAVGTARAAYEVALEYAQTREQFGRPIIDNQGVAFQLADMRTSIDAARLLVWRASWMAVNGKPFTAAEGSMSKLFASETAKKVTAQAIQILGGNGYTREYPVERMHRDSAIYTIFEGTSEIQRLVIARTLAGMPIR; translated from the coding sequence ATGGCCGAGTTCACCATGGAGCTCAACGACGAACAGAAGGAGGTCCGGGACTGGCTGCACGGCTTCGCGGCCGACGTCATCCGCCCCGCGGCCGCCGAATGGGACGAGCGTGAGGAGACTCCCTGGCCGGTCATCCAGGAGGCCGCCAAGGTCGGCATCTACTCCCTCGACTTCTACGCCCAGCAGTACTTCGACCCCACCGGCCTCGGCATTCCCATGGCGATGGAGGAGCTGTTCTGGGGCGACGCCGGCATCGCCCTGTCCATCGTCGGCACCGGCCTGGCCGCCGTCGGCGTCCTCGCCAACGGCACCGAGGAGCAGATCGGCACCTGGATCCCCCAGATGTACGGCGACGCGAACGACGTCAAGGTCGCCGCGTTCTGCTCCTCCGAGCCGGACGCCGGCTCCGACGTGGCGTCCATGCGCACGCGGGCCGTGTACGACGAGGCCAAGGACGAGTGGGTCCTCAACGGCACCAAGACCTGGGCGACCAACGGCGGCATCGCCAACGTCCACGTCGTAGTCGCGGTCGTCGACGCGGAGCTGGGCTCCAAGGGCCACGCCTCCTTCATCGTCCCGCCGAACACGCCGGGGCTGTCCCAGGGCCAGAAGTTCAAGAAGCACGGCATCCGCGCCTCGCACACCGCCGAGGTGATCCTGGACAACGTGCGCGTCCCCGGCTCCTGCCTGCTCGGCGGCAAGGAGAAGCTGGACGCCCGCCTGGCCCGCGCCCGGGAGAAGGCCCAGAAGGGCGGGGGGCGTGTGAAGAACGCGGCGATGGCCACGTTCGAGGCGTCACGTCCGGCGGTCGGCGCGATGGCGGTCGGCACCGCACGCGCCGCGTACGAGGTGGCCCTCGAGTACGCCCAGACCCGGGAGCAGTTCGGGCGGCCGATCATCGACAACCAGGGCGTCGCCTTCCAGCTCGCGGACATGCGGACGTCCATCGACGCGGCGCGGCTGCTGGTGTGGCGGGCCTCGTGGATGGCGGTCAACGGCAAGCCGTTCACGGCGGCCGAGGGATCGATGTCCAAGCTGTTCGCGAGTGAGACGGCGAAGAAGGTGACCGCCCAGGCGATCCAGATCCTGGGCGGCAACGGCTACACCCGGGAGTACCCGGTCGAGCGGATGCACCGCGACTCCGCGATCTACACCATCTTCGAGGGCACCAGCGAGATCCAGCGGCTGGTGATCGCGCGGACCCTGGCGGGGATGCCGATCCGCTAG
- a CDS encoding DUF6213 family protein: MNREVTLPLIVDDRGTLQVAASDVSKLLRTVGGRWLRLVEAGEETLDEDTVAALTIELAKLADRIDVACIAHSSGQSS, encoded by the coding sequence GTGAACCGCGAAGTGACCCTGCCTCTGATCGTCGACGACCGCGGCACCTTGCAGGTCGCCGCGTCCGACGTGAGCAAGCTTCTGCGCACCGTGGGCGGGCGATGGCTGCGGCTGGTGGAGGCCGGCGAGGAGACGCTGGACGAGGACACGGTCGCGGCCCTCACCATCGAGCTCGCCAAACTGGCCGACCGGATCGACGTGGCGTGCATCGCCCACAGCAGCGGCCAGTCCTCCTGA
- a CDS encoding NADP-dependent succinic semialdehyde dehydrogenase, translating into MPIATVNPANGETLRTYEAMGEEEIERRLQLAEATFRTYRTTGFYERAGLMRRAADLLEADRKEIGQVITTEMGKPIKQARAEAAKCAKAMRWYADHAAELLADEEPAEADVKDSGASRALVRYRPLGPVLAVMPWNFPLWQVIRFAAPALMAGNVGLLKHASNVPQTALYLEDLFHRAGFPEGCFQTLLIGSAAVDDILRDERVRAATLTGSEPAGRAVASTAGEMIKKTVLELGGSDPFVVMPSADVDRAAEVAVTARTQNAGQSCIAAKRFIVHTDVYDAFAARFTEAMRALRVGDPMDEDTEVGPLSSEQGVNDLVELVDDAVRGGAAVLCGGERPDGPGWYYPPTVLAGVTREMRIHREEAFGPVATLYRAADLDEAVLIANDSDFGLSSNVWTRDDTDVDRFVRDLEAGGVYVNGMTASHPAFPFGGVKRSGYGRELSGHGIREFCNITTVWHGA; encoded by the coding sequence ATGCCCATCGCGACGGTGAACCCGGCGAACGGTGAGACGCTCAGGACGTACGAGGCCATGGGCGAGGAGGAGATCGAGCGCCGGCTCCAGCTCGCGGAGGCCACCTTCCGCACGTACCGGACCACGGGGTTCTACGAGCGGGCCGGCCTCATGCGCCGGGCCGCCGATCTCCTGGAGGCGGACCGCAAGGAGATCGGGCAGGTCATCACCACGGAGATGGGCAAGCCGATCAAGCAGGCCCGCGCGGAGGCCGCCAAGTGTGCCAAGGCCATGCGCTGGTACGCCGATCACGCGGCGGAGCTGCTGGCCGACGAGGAGCCCGCCGAGGCGGACGTGAAGGACTCCGGCGCCTCCCGCGCCCTGGTCCGCTACCGGCCGCTCGGACCGGTGCTCGCGGTGATGCCGTGGAACTTCCCGCTCTGGCAGGTGATCCGGTTCGCGGCGCCCGCGCTGATGGCGGGCAACGTCGGGCTGCTCAAGCACGCCTCGAACGTGCCGCAGACCGCCCTGTACCTGGAGGACCTGTTCCACCGGGCGGGCTTCCCCGAGGGCTGCTTCCAGACGCTGCTGATCGGTTCCGCCGCCGTGGACGACATCCTGCGCGACGAGCGGGTGCGGGCCGCCACCCTCACCGGCAGCGAGCCGGCCGGCCGCGCGGTCGCCTCCACCGCCGGGGAGATGATCAAGAAGACGGTGCTGGAGCTGGGCGGCAGCGACCCGTTCGTGGTGATGCCGTCCGCCGACGTCGACCGGGCCGCCGAGGTCGCGGTGACCGCGCGCACGCAGAACGCCGGGCAGTCCTGCATCGCCGCCAAGCGGTTCATCGTGCACACGGACGTGTACGACGCCTTCGCCGCCCGCTTCACCGAGGCTATGCGGGCGCTGCGGGTAGGCGACCCGATGGACGAGGACACCGAGGTCGGCCCGCTCTCCAGCGAGCAGGGCGTGAACGACCTCGTGGAGCTGGTCGACGACGCGGTACGCGGCGGGGCGGCCGTGCTGTGCGGAGGCGAACGCCCCGACGGCCCGGGCTGGTACTACCCGCCGACCGTACTGGCCGGCGTGACGCGTGAGATGCGCATCCACCGCGAGGAGGCCTTCGGCCCGGTCGCCACGCTGTACCGCGCGGCCGACCTGGACGAGGCGGTGCTGATCGCCAACGACTCGGACTTCGGGCTCAGTTCCAACGTCTGGACGCGCGACGACACCGACGTGGACCGCTTCGTACGGGACCTGGAGGCGGGCGGCGTGTACGTCAACGGGATGACGGCGTCCCATCCGGCGTTCCCGTTCGGCGGGGTCAAGCGGTCGGGCTACGGTCGTGAGCTGTCCGGGCACGGAATCCGGGAGTTCTGCAACATCACCACCGTATGGCACGGAGCGTGA
- a CDS encoding NUDIX domain-containing protein codes for MRRSAGLLLYRRGPDRQPQVLLGHMGGPFHARREAGAWTVPKGEYGPDEPAWEAARREFEEELGLPPPDGEAVPLGEVRQAGGKVVTVWAVEADLDPAAVVPGTFGMEWPPRSGRTVEFPELDRVAWFTVDRAREVIVKAQAAFLDRLAEHSHRREGDG; via the coding sequence GTGAGGCGCAGCGCGGGCCTCCTGCTGTACCGGCGCGGCCCCGACCGGCAACCTCAGGTGCTCCTCGGCCACATGGGCGGCCCCTTCCACGCCCGCCGGGAGGCCGGCGCGTGGACCGTCCCGAAGGGCGAGTACGGCCCCGACGAGCCCGCCTGGGAGGCGGCCCGGCGCGAGTTCGAGGAGGAGCTGGGGCTGCCGCCGCCCGACGGCGAGGCCGTCCCGCTCGGCGAGGTCCGGCAGGCGGGCGGGAAGGTCGTCACGGTCTGGGCCGTCGAGGCGGACCTCGATCCGGCGGCGGTCGTCCCCGGCACGTTCGGCATGGAGTGGCCGCCGAGGTCGGGGCGGACCGTGGAGTTCCCCGAACTGGACCGGGTGGCGTGGTTCACCGTGGACCGGGCGCGCGAGGTGATCGTGAAGGCGCAGGCCGCGTTTCTCGACCGGCTGGCTGAGCACTCGCACCGACGAGAAGGCGACGGATGA
- a CDS encoding ATP-dependent DNA ligase, translating into MLLARLAQVSREVAAISARSRKTALLAELFREAEAADVPVVIPYLAGRLPQGRIGVGWKVLARPVEPATEPTLTVREVDVRLTRLAAVSGAGSQAERTRLVGELMGAATADEQRFLVGLLTGEVRQGALDAAAVEGLAAATGAPPADVRRAVMLAGSLQTVAEALLADGPDALERFRLTVGRPVLPMLAHSASSVAEAVGRLGAAAAVEEKLDGIRVQVHRNGDAVRLYTRTLDDITDRLPEVTAAALALPGERFILDGEVISFDEGGRPRSFQETAGRVGSRTDVATAARAVPVSVVFFDALCVDGRDLLDLPLTERHAELARLVPEPARVRRTLVRGPAETGAAEEFLAETLKRGHEGVVVKGLDAVYSAGRRGASWLKVKPVHTLDLVVLAAEWGHGRRTGKLSNLHLGARTADGSFAMLGKTFKGMTDALLTWQTGRLRELAVEEHGWGVTVRPELVVEIAYDGLQRSTRYPAGVTLRFARVLRYREDKRPEEADTVDALLATHPEAAP; encoded by the coding sequence ATGCTGCTTGCCCGGTTGGCCCAGGTGTCCCGGGAGGTCGCCGCCATCTCGGCGCGGTCCCGGAAGACCGCCCTGCTCGCGGAGCTGTTCCGGGAGGCGGAGGCGGCGGACGTGCCGGTCGTCATCCCGTATCTGGCGGGACGGCTCCCCCAGGGCCGGATCGGCGTCGGCTGGAAGGTGCTGGCCCGCCCGGTCGAACCGGCCACCGAGCCCACCCTGACCGTCCGGGAGGTGGACGTCCGGCTCACCCGGCTCGCGGCGGTGTCCGGCGCGGGCTCGCAGGCCGAGCGGACCCGGCTGGTCGGCGAGCTGATGGGCGCGGCCACCGCGGACGAGCAGCGCTTCCTGGTCGGGCTGCTCACCGGCGAGGTCCGGCAGGGCGCCCTGGACGCGGCCGCCGTCGAGGGCCTCGCCGCGGCGACCGGCGCGCCCCCGGCGGACGTACGGCGGGCGGTGATGCTCGCCGGCTCGCTGCAGACGGTGGCCGAGGCCCTGCTCGCCGACGGGCCGGACGCCCTGGAACGGTTCCGGCTCACCGTCGGCCGGCCGGTCCTGCCGATGCTCGCCCACAGCGCCTCCTCGGTCGCCGAGGCGGTCGGCAGGCTGGGCGCCGCGGCGGCCGTGGAGGAGAAGCTGGACGGCATCCGGGTCCAGGTGCACCGGAACGGCGACGCCGTACGGCTCTACACCCGCACCCTGGACGACATCACCGACCGGCTCCCCGAGGTCACCGCCGCCGCCCTCGCGCTGCCCGGCGAGCGGTTCATCCTGGACGGCGAGGTGATCTCCTTCGACGAGGGCGGACGCCCCCGCTCCTTCCAGGAGACCGCCGGGCGGGTCGGCTCCCGCACGGACGTCGCCACGGCCGCGCGGGCCGTGCCCGTCTCCGTCGTGTTCTTCGACGCGCTCTGCGTCGACGGCCGCGACCTGCTGGACCTGCCGCTGACCGAGCGGCACGCGGAGCTGGCCCGGCTGGTCCCCGAGCCGGCCCGGGTGCGGCGCACGCTGGTCCGCGGGCCCGCGGAGACCGGCGCCGCCGAGGAGTTCCTCGCCGAGACGTTGAAGCGCGGTCACGAGGGTGTCGTGGTCAAGGGGCTCGACGCCGTCTACAGCGCCGGCCGGCGCGGCGCGTCCTGGCTGAAGGTCAAGCCCGTCCACACGCTCGACCTGGTCGTGCTGGCCGCCGAGTGGGGCCACGGCCGCCGCACCGGCAAGCTCTCCAACCTCCACCTCGGCGCCCGCACCGCCGACGGTTCCTTCGCCATGCTCGGCAAGACCTTCAAGGGCATGACCGACGCGCTGCTGACCTGGCAGACCGGGCGTCTGAGGGAGCTGGCCGTGGAGGAGCACGGCTGGGGCGTGACCGTACGCCCCGAACTCGTCGTGGAGATCGCCTACGACGGCCTCCAGCGCTCCACCCGGTACCCGGCCGGTGTCACCCTCCGCTTCGCCCGCGTGCTCCGCTACCGCGAGGACAAGCGCCCCGAGGAGGCGGACACGGTGGACGCCCTGCTCGCCACGCACCCCGAGGCGGCCCCGTGA
- a CDS encoding NAD(P)/FAD-dependent oxidoreductase: MTQNKNLTGEYDVVVVGGGAAGLSAALVLGRARLRTLVVDAGEPRNAPSDHMQGYLTRDGMSPAEFLALGREEIARYGVELVRDRAVDVARGEDFAVELAGGRTVHARRLIVTTGLRDELPAVPGVAERFGRDVLHCPFCHGWEVRDQSFGVLATSPLGVHQALMVSNWSDDVTLFLHTVPEEELSDDDLRRLAAAGVKVVPGEVAALRVEDDRLTGVRLADGTAHDRSVVFVGPEAVPQTGLMERLGAELRDTPFGAYPVVDPTGRTSVPGVWTAGNAMGFAEQVVHAASGGYRAASAIVGDLVMSDLDAAIAG, translated from the coding sequence GTGACCCAGAACAAGAACCTGACCGGCGAGTACGACGTGGTGGTGGTCGGCGGCGGTGCGGCCGGGCTGTCCGCCGCGCTCGTCCTGGGCCGGGCGCGGCTGCGCACCCTGGTCGTCGACGCCGGTGAGCCGCGCAACGCGCCCTCGGACCACATGCAGGGCTACCTGACCCGGGACGGCATGTCGCCGGCCGAGTTCCTGGCGCTCGGCCGGGAGGAGATCGCCCGGTACGGCGTGGAACTCGTCCGCGACCGGGCGGTGGACGTGGCGCGGGGCGAGGACTTCGCCGTGGAGCTGGCCGGCGGACGGACCGTGCACGCCCGCCGGCTGATCGTCACGACCGGGCTCAGGGACGAGCTGCCGGCGGTGCCCGGTGTCGCCGAGAGGTTCGGCCGGGATGTGCTGCACTGCCCGTTCTGCCACGGCTGGGAGGTGCGCGACCAGAGCTTCGGCGTCCTCGCCACCAGCCCGCTCGGCGTGCACCAGGCGCTGATGGTGTCCAACTGGTCGGACGACGTGACCCTGTTCCTGCACACGGTTCCCGAGGAGGAACTGTCCGACGACGACCTGCGCCGGCTCGCCGCGGCCGGGGTCAAGGTGGTGCCCGGTGAGGTCGCCGCCCTGCGGGTCGAGGACGACCGGCTCACCGGGGTCCGGCTGGCGGACGGCACGGCGCACGACCGCTCGGTGGTGTTCGTCGGCCCCGAGGCCGTACCGCAGACCGGCCTGATGGAGCGGCTGGGCGCCGAGCTGCGGGACACCCCGTTCGGCGCGTACCCCGTGGTGGACCCGACGGGCCGGACCAGCGTGCCCGGCGTGTGGACCGCCGGCAACGCGATGGGGTTCGCGGAGCAGGTCGTGCACGCGGCGAGCGGCGGCTACCGCGCGGCGTCGGCGATCGTCGGCGACCTGGTCATGTCGGACCTGGACGCGGCCATCGCCGGCTAG
- a CDS encoding NADPH:quinone oxidoreductase family protein, with protein sequence MQAWQVHENGEPGEVMRLADVAPPTPGDGQVLLKVRAANINFPDALLCRGQYQVRPPLPFTPGVEICGETEDGRRVIANPALPHGGFAEYALADARALLSAPDALDDAEAAALHIGYQTGWFGLHRRARLQAGETLLVHAAAGGVGSAAVQLGKAAGATVIGVVGGPDKAAVARELGCDVVVDRRDEDVVAVVKEATGGRGADVIYDPVGGQAYAQSAKVVAFEGRIVVVGFASGTIPSPALNHALVKNYAVLGLHWGLYNTKNPELVQHCHEQLTELAARGAVKPLVSERVPLGGAADAVQRVADGRTTGRVAVVPEKLEKGAAA encoded by the coding sequence ATGCAGGCATGGCAGGTGCACGAGAACGGCGAGCCGGGCGAGGTGATGCGCCTCGCGGACGTCGCGCCGCCGACGCCCGGCGACGGGCAGGTCCTGCTCAAGGTCCGCGCCGCGAACATCAACTTCCCGGACGCCCTGCTGTGCCGGGGTCAGTACCAGGTCAGGCCGCCGCTGCCGTTCACGCCGGGCGTGGAGATCTGCGGCGAGACCGAGGACGGGCGCCGCGTCATCGCCAACCCCGCGCTGCCGCACGGCGGCTTCGCCGAGTACGCCCTCGCGGACGCCCGGGCTCTGCTGTCCGCCCCGGACGCCCTCGACGACGCCGAGGCCGCCGCCCTGCACATCGGCTACCAGACCGGCTGGTTCGGCCTGCACCGCCGGGCCCGGCTTCAGGCGGGCGAGACGCTGCTCGTCCACGCCGCCGCCGGAGGGGTCGGCAGCGCGGCCGTGCAGCTCGGCAAGGCTGCCGGCGCCACCGTCATCGGCGTCGTCGGCGGCCCCGACAAGGCGGCCGTCGCCCGCGAGCTGGGCTGCGACGTGGTCGTCGACCGACGCGACGAGGACGTCGTCGCCGTCGTGAAGGAGGCCACCGGCGGCCGGGGCGCCGACGTGATCTACGACCCGGTGGGCGGCCAGGCCTACGCCCAGTCCGCCAAGGTCGTCGCCTTCGAGGGCCGGATCGTCGTCGTCGGCTTCGCGAGCGGCACGATCCCCAGCCCCGCGCTGAACCACGCCCTGGTGAAGAACTACGCGGTCCTCGGCCTGCACTGGGGCCTGTACAACACCAAGAACCCCGAGCTGGTCCAGCACTGCCACGAACAGCTCACCGAGCTGGCCGCACGGGGCGCAGTCAAGCCGCTGGTGAGCGAGCGGGTGCCGCTCGGCGGCGCCGCGGACGCCGTGCAGCGCGTCGCCGACGGCAGGACGACCGGCCGGGTGGCCGTCGTACCGGAGAAGCTGGAGAAGGGAGCCGCCGCATGA
- a CDS encoding acyl-CoA dehydrogenase, translated as MTDAAELRRRTKELLAAHPPAGTDRLDFLRARFDAGLAWVHYPEGLGGLGAPRSLQAVVDAELVAAGAPDNDPRRIGIGLGMAAPTILQYGTEEQKRRLLRPLWTGEEVWCQLFSEPGAGSDLAALGTRAVRDGGDWVVNGQKVWTSSAHLARWAILIARTDPDLPKHRGITYFVCDMTDPGVEVRPLRQITGEAEFNEVFLSDVRIPDSRRLGETGDGWRVAQTTLNNERVAIGGTPVPREGGMIGKIAATWRERPDLRTHDLHQRLLGLWVEAEVARLTGVRLRQQLVAGQPGPEGAGMKLNFARLNQEISGLEVELLGEEGLLYDDWTMRRPELVDFTGRDAGYRYLRSKGNSIEGGTSEVLLNIVAERVLGLPAEPRTDKDVAWKDLAR; from the coding sequence ATGACCGACGCAGCGGAACTGCGCCGCCGTACGAAGGAGCTGCTGGCCGCGCATCCACCGGCCGGCACCGACCGCCTGGACTTCCTCCGGGCCCGCTTCGACGCCGGACTCGCCTGGGTGCACTACCCGGAGGGGCTAGGAGGGCTCGGCGCCCCACGCTCCCTCCAGGCCGTCGTGGACGCCGAACTGGTGGCCGCGGGCGCCCCCGACAACGACCCCCGGCGCATCGGCATCGGCCTCGGCATGGCCGCGCCGACCATCCTCCAGTACGGCACCGAGGAGCAGAAGCGCCGCCTCCTGCGTCCGCTGTGGACCGGCGAGGAGGTCTGGTGCCAGCTCTTCAGCGAGCCCGGTGCCGGATCCGACCTGGCCGCCCTCGGCACACGGGCCGTCCGGGACGGCGGGGACTGGGTGGTCAACGGACAGAAGGTGTGGACGTCCAGCGCGCACCTCGCCCGCTGGGCCATCCTCATCGCCCGCACCGATCCGGACCTCCCCAAGCACCGGGGCATCACGTACTTCGTGTGCGACATGACCGACCCCGGCGTCGAGGTCCGGCCGCTGCGCCAGATCACCGGTGAGGCGGAGTTCAACGAGGTCTTCCTCAGCGACGTCCGCATCCCCGACTCCCGCCGCCTGGGCGAGACCGGCGACGGCTGGCGGGTCGCGCAGACCACGCTGAACAACGAGCGCGTCGCCATCGGCGGTACCCCCGTCCCCCGCGAGGGCGGCATGATCGGCAAGATCGCCGCGACCTGGCGGGAACGCCCCGACCTGCGCACCCACGACCTGCACCAGCGCCTGCTCGGCCTGTGGGTCGAGGCCGAGGTCGCCCGCCTCACCGGCGTCCGCCTGCGCCAGCAACTGGTGGCCGGCCAGCCGGGCCCCGAGGGCGCCGGCATGAAGCTGAACTTCGCCCGCCTCAACCAGGAGATCAGCGGCCTGGAGGTCGAACTCCTCGGCGAGGAGGGCCTCCTGTACGACGACTGGACCATGCGCCGCCCCGAGCTGGTGGACTTCACCGGCCGCGACGCCGGGTACCGCTACCTGCGGTCCAAGGGCAACAGCATCGAGGGCGGGACCAGCGAGGTCCTGCTGAACATCGTCGCCGAGCGCGTCCTGGGGCTGCCCGCCGAGCCGCGCACCGACAAGGACGTCGCATGGAAGGACCTCGCCCGATGA
- a CDS encoding acyl-CoA dehydrogenase family protein, with the protein MSAQSEPGLLYSEEEEALRAAVRDLLTDHCDPAGVIARTESAAPHDVSLWKALSDSMGLAGLLIPEELGGQGATHRETAVVLEELGRAVAPVPYLTSAVVATEALLACGPDDLLTELASATTVAALAVGLHVAPGAAVPHVRIEDGLLHGELTGVADAAVADVLLVPADDGGLYAVRAADVTVTPQVSLDLTRPVARVTLDGASGRRLGDAGPAVRRALRAGAGLLASEQLGVSDWLLTETVRYLKERKQFNRQVGGFQALKHRLARLWLEVAGLRAAARNAADALATGEDTDVAVAVAQAYAGQVAVHAAEEALQLHGGIGMTWEHPVHLYLKRAKADSIAYGAAGTHRAALAELVDLRAP; encoded by the coding sequence ATGAGCGCACAGTCGGAACCCGGCCTGCTCTACTCGGAGGAGGAAGAGGCGCTGCGCGCCGCCGTCCGGGACCTGCTCACCGACCACTGCGACCCGGCGGGCGTCATCGCCCGCACCGAGTCGGCAGCCCCGCACGACGTGTCGCTGTGGAAGGCCCTCTCCGACTCGATGGGCCTCGCCGGCCTGCTGATCCCCGAGGAACTGGGCGGCCAGGGCGCCACCCACCGGGAAACCGCCGTGGTCCTCGAGGAACTGGGGCGCGCGGTCGCTCCGGTGCCCTATCTGACGAGCGCCGTGGTCGCCACCGAGGCCCTGCTGGCCTGCGGGCCCGACGACCTGCTCACCGAACTGGCGTCCGCGACGACCGTCGCCGCACTCGCCGTCGGGCTGCACGTCGCACCGGGCGCCGCCGTACCGCACGTACGGATCGAAGACGGGCTCCTGCACGGGGAGTTGACCGGCGTCGCCGACGCGGCCGTCGCCGACGTGCTGCTGGTGCCCGCGGACGACGGGGGACTGTACGCGGTCCGCGCCGCCGACGTGACCGTCACCCCGCAGGTGTCCCTGGACCTGACCCGGCCGGTGGCCCGGGTGACTCTCGACGGCGCGTCCGGGCGCCGGCTCGGCGACGCCGGACCCGCCGTACGGCGCGCCCTGCGGGCCGGCGCGGGTCTGCTCGCCTCCGAGCAACTGGGCGTCTCCGACTGGCTGCTGACCGAGACGGTCCGCTACCTCAAGGAGCGCAAGCAGTTCAACCGCCAGGTCGGCGGGTTCCAGGCGCTCAAGCACCGGCTTGCCCGGCTGTGGCTGGAGGTCGCGGGCCTGCGCGCCGCCGCCCGCAACGCGGCCGACGCGCTGGCGACCGGCGAGGACACCGACGTGGCCGTCGCGGTGGCCCAGGCGTACGCGGGCCAGGTCGCCGTCCACGCCGCCGAGGAGGCGCTGCAACTGCACGGCGGCATCGGTATGACGTGGGAGCACCCGGTCCATCTGTACCTGAAGCGGGCCAAGGCCGACTCGATCGCCTACGGCGCGGCCGGCACCCACCGGGCGGCGCTGGCCGAACTGGTCGACCTGCGGGCACCCTGA
- a CDS encoding phosphatidylinositol-specific phospholipase C/glycerophosphodiester phosphodiesterase family protein — translation MALTTRRRALTTLGAALAGAVALPAGTALASEGRHGPRPLWRAHAHNDYEHPRPLLDALDHRFGSVEADIYLVDGQLLVAHDPEDLDPSRTLESLYLDPLAARVRAHHGRVYRRDRRALHLLIDLKTEGSSTYLELDRHLRRYKHLFTTYAHGRVFPGAVTAVISGDRAARAPMAAQRTRRAFYDGRLTDLGSSAPASFIPLISDNWTLNFTWRGVGAFPAAERRKLRGIVGAAHSRGQRVRFWATPDIAGPARDAVWTELLAAGVDHLNTDDLAGLETFLDAHRDA, via the coding sequence ATGGCCCTCACCACCCGACGCAGAGCCCTCACCACCCTCGGCGCCGCCCTCGCGGGCGCGGTCGCCCTGCCCGCCGGCACCGCACTGGCGAGCGAAGGCAGGCACGGACCGCGCCCGTTGTGGCGCGCCCACGCCCACAACGACTACGAGCACCCCCGCCCCCTCCTCGACGCCCTCGACCACCGCTTCGGCAGCGTCGAGGCCGACATCTACCTGGTCGACGGCCAACTTCTGGTCGCCCACGACCCCGAGGACCTCGACCCCTCCCGCACCCTGGAATCCCTCTACCTCGACCCCCTCGCCGCCCGGGTCCGCGCCCACCACGGCCGGGTGTACCGGCGGGACCGTCGCGCCCTGCATCTCCTGATCGACCTCAAGACCGAGGGATCGTCGACGTACCTCGAACTCGACCGCCACCTGCGCCGCTACAAGCACCTGTTCACCACCTACGCCCACGGCCGGGTGTTCCCCGGCGCCGTCACCGCGGTGATCTCCGGTGACCGGGCCGCCCGCGCCCCCATGGCGGCCCAGCGCACCCGCCGCGCCTTCTACGACGGCCGTCTCACCGACCTCGGCAGCTCCGCGCCGGCCTCCTTCATCCCGCTGATCAGCGACAACTGGACGCTCAACTTCACCTGGCGGGGAGTGGGCGCCTTCCCGGCGGCCGAGCGGCGCAAGCTGCGGGGCATCGTCGGCGCCGCGCACTCCCGCGGGCAGCGGGTACGGTTCTGGGCCACGCCCGACATCGCGGGCCCCGCACGGGACGCCGTGTGGACCGAACTGCTCGCCGCCGGGGTCGATCACCTCAACACCGACGACCTCGCCGGGCTGGAGACGTTCCTCGACGCCCACCGGGACGCGTAG